The genomic window TAATATCCGGAATACCTCCTCGTTCAACTCCGGTGTAACATAGATATGTTGCAACGCCCTCAGTATCGGTGGTAGCTCATCTCGACTCTTTATTGGCAGTTTTACCCCTGAAATGGGTATGATGCCAAGCTTCAATTGCTGCTCAAATCTCTTTCTCATCTTCTATCGAATGTCCTTTGGCTAGTGGGTTAATGAACCGAATATTTGGACTCTTTATACCCAGAATCCCTTCATTTTCGCCATATTTTACCCTTTTACCCGAAAAAATTCAATGACTTTCATGAACATTTTTCACCAGCTTCTCCTTACTTTACAGGGCTCTGGGGGGTTTCCGTTCAAACACTACTTAGATATAGGTTCGCCAATAATGGACTTATTACCGCCCCCTGTGGTGTCCCCTTCTCTGCTTCCCATTCTTTGAGTCCGTCCATTGTCCCCTGCTTCAGATACCCTTCTATCATCTCCAGTATCCTTCCGTCTGCTATCTGTTCCTCCACCTCTTCCATCACCTTGTCATGGGGAATGCTGTCAAAGTAACTCTTGATGTCTGCATCTACTACCCATGGGTATCCATTCTTCAAGAGTTCTTCCACTCGCCTCAGCGCATCTTTACATCCTCGTCCTGGCCGAAAACCGTAACTCTGTTCTGCAAATGTATTCTCAAATATCGGCTCCATTACATTCCTCATCGCCGTTTGCACAATTCGGTCGGTGACCACGGGGATTCCTAATGGCCTCTTTTCCTTGCTTCCTATCTTCGGTATCCACACCCTCTTGACGGGTTTTGCCCTGTAACTCCCCGCTCTGAGTATCTTCTCTAATTCCACAAGATTCTTTTCCGCTTCCTTCTCATACGCCTCGATGCTCTGCCGGTCTACTCCCGCAGCCCCTTCATTGCTCCTCACCTTTTCCCATGACGCTCTCAGGTTCTCGCTTGAGTACACCTTGTCCACCAGACTAAACCATTTGCCTCCTTTCACTCCTTTCTCCAAAGCCGTCAACATCCGTTCCGTCCATACAGAAGGTTCTGTCCATCTCCACTTTTCCCGGATTTGGACTTCTCCATCTTGCTTAGGGTTTTCTCCCACTTCCGATGGTCTTTCTTCCCTCTCTATAGGCTTCACTCGTCCACCTTCCTGCCTCCCTTTGCTCCACACCCGTTGCTCCCTATCATCGCTTTGTTACGTTACCCCTCAGCTTGATAGGCTTCCTTTTCCAAAGGTCTGGGTTTCGCCATTCCCTAGCAGGCTCACCGTTACAACAGGCCGAATCGAGTTCGTCTGCCTACGGACTAGCTTTTCACCTCCCGTTGCTCCCCACCTCATCTCACGATGACGCAGTTACGGCCGGTTACAGGGCGGAAAGCGTTTCCCCTGAAGGGGACTTTCACCCCTCTGGCATTGTGCACTTTCAGGCGCACTAGTGTGTAGACATATTAATTACAAATTATATATTGTGGACAATTTTAGCTATATCGCGCCGCAAAACAGCATTTATATGTTTCGTTATTAATATGTCTGCACACTAGTATACAGACATATTAATTACAAATTATATATTGTGGACAATTTTAGCTATATCGCGCTGCAAAACAGTATTTATATGTTTCGTTATTAATATGTCTCTACACTAGTTTAGACCAACCGGACAAACAGGTAGACAGTTCATGGCGCAAAGAGGTTGAAGAGAGAATTGCTGCATATCAGTCCGGCAAGCTCAGGACTGTAGCACTTGACGAAGTTCTACCAAAATACCGGAAATAATGCAGATAAGATTACTTGAAATAGCTCAAATTGAGATTGACGAGTCTGGTAGATTAGGAGATGAATTTTTAGTTGAATCGCTCCATGCCTTTGACCGAATAAAGAATTTCCCACACGCCTGGCATTCCTTCACAAGCGATACCCGCCGGTGCCAACTGCGCCGCTTTCCATACGGAATAATATACCAGATATTGGATACAGAGATTCTTGTTGTTGCAATTGCAAATTTACATAGAAATCCTGACTATTGGAAAGATGGGACGATGCTTGCATTACATCGCTTTGACGGGTTTGATCTGGCAGGCGGTATCTTGCCCTACATACTATTTATTTTTGCCGCTGACTATAGATTATCAAATCTTTCCAGGTTAGCAGGGCTGACCCTTTTAGAAATTTTCACGCCATCGTCTTTTTGCTGAAAAATAAACCTTGAAAACCCGTAAAACAGGCGGTAATATCCAGTGAGTGAAGGGAACACCAAAATGTCTTCAAAATGGGAAAGAGATAGCACCTCTGATAAAGGGTCTTGTAAATACCATTTCCGGAAGATTCAAAGAATTTTGAGCTTTCAACCTAAGGACAAATGTATACATCAATGTGCCAACACCGAAAAGATAAAATACGGTTACCGCTAGCATTTTTTCTTCCCCTTTTGACAGCGTCTCTGATCCGTTTCTGGGATATCGGTCTCAGGCCGTTTCACTCAGACGAAGGAGTGAATAGTTTCTTTCTGTTAAATTTGTTCAATAAAAATTATTACCACTATGACCCCGCTAACTATCACGGCCCTTTTCTCTACTATCTGGGACTGATCCCTTTCTTTATTTTCGGCCTTTCTGATTTTGCATTCCGTTTCATGCCCGCCTTGTTTGGCATTATGGTCGTTGCACTCTTGTATCCGCTCCGAAAAAAATTTGGCACGATGGGTATCCTTACGGCAGGACTGCTCATCGCCCTCTCTCCGACAATGTCTTTCTTCTCAAGAGACACCATCCACGAAATGTACTTCATCTTTTTTTCCCTGGCAGTCGTGGTCTCTTTTTTCCTGTACTCCGAAACGCGGAAATCAAGGCATATCTATTTTAGTGCAGCAAGCCTTGCCTTTCTTGTTACCATAAAAGAAACGTACATCATCACTTTTGTTGTCTTTGCCGTGTCTCTGACCATAGCGTATTGCTGTACCCTGGTATTGTTAGCTCAGGGCGCCAGATTGCAATACGCTAAAAACGTTTTCGCCTCATTTGCTGCTGATTGCAAGAAAAACCAATACGCCATTGGCATCAGCATCGGTGTATTTTTAGGCATCAACTTTCTCTTCTATTCATCATTTTTTACGTATTACGCAGGTATTAAAGGCATTTTAAGTACGCTCAAGATATGGACAAAAACAGGCACCCACGCCGGCGGGCATGCGAAGCCGTTCTTTTATTATTTTACCTTGCTTTACAAATTTGAATTGCCCATACTGATCCTGGGAATCGCCGGATTGTATTGCGCATTCAGGCGGGGAAGCAAACTTACTGTTTTCGTATCATCCTGGGCGATTCTCATCTACCTTACCTATTCATTCATACCGTACAAAACCCCGTGGTTAGTGATCAACATCTTACTCCCCCTCTCTCTTCTGGCTGGGATTTTCATCAGCAATATACTCCGCGCCGTTACAAAGAAATGGCAGTATGCAGTCTTTTATCCCCTCTACCTTGGCATCTTTGGTTTTTCCTGTTATCAGTCTCTTATGCTGAATTTCTTCAATTATGATGACGAACGTTATGAGCTTGTCTATGTGCAAACCAAACGTGATATTTATCACCTCTTAGACAGGTTACAATCTCTTTCCAAGGCACAGGGAAATGACATGCCCATCAATATCGTATCAAAAGAATACTGGCCGCTACCATGGTACCTCAGAGACTATAAAAATGCCAAATTCTGGGGTGGCATTATTGAAAATCCCAATGCCCCTGTCATTTTAGTTGACAAAAACAATGAAGCAGAGTTAAAGAAAAAATTGAAGGGGGATTACCGGCAGGAACGGTTTGTCCTGCGACCGGGCGTTATGCTCGTTGCTTACATACAAGAGAGCCTGTACGAGACAGGGCTTACTGAAAGAGGAAAAGCAGCCGATCAACCGGTTGCTGCCATTTCAAAAGAAAAATTAGCGGAAGGGTTGAACGTAAAATACTATGATACGATAGAATGTACCGGAACGCCCTTTTTGTCCCGTGTGGAAAAAGGAGCAATTTCCTTTGCCTATCACAATGAAACACAAAAACCCTACCGATCTCCTTTCTGTATAGAATGGGAAGGATACCTCTCTATTCCAGAAAAAGGGACTTATCAATTTGCGACAAGATCTGATGATGGTTCTGTGGTTTACCTTGATGGGAGTGTCGTTGTGGACAATGACGACATTCATGCGGCAAGATATATTTTCGGAATTATCTCTCTGGGGAAAGGGATGCACCATGTGCGGATAAAATATTTTGATGGAGGAGGAGGCGCTGTTATGGAATTTCTGTGGAAACCGCCAGGCGGAAGGGAATCGCTCGTTCCTGGCCACCTTTTATTCCATACAAAGTAACGTCATCGGTACTGTCCCTTGAAATCTTGTATTTTTATTATGAACAAATCCCTCAGCATCTGCAAGGAATGCCGAACAGGTTTTACCTTACTCAAAGAAGAATTTTTCCAACGAATAGGAATTTCCTTAATCTTAAAATTCCATTTCCGCGATAGATACAACACCTCCACGTCAAAGGAAAAGCCATCGATAATACCCTTGCTAAAGACCTTTTGTGCCGCTTCCTTTTTGAATCCTTTAAAACCACACTGCGTATCGACAATTCCTTTTAGCAACACCAGATTTACGATGAAATTAAAGGTTTTACCCATTCTCTCCCGATACCAGGGTTGATGGATGGCAATTTCAGAATCCGACATGCTTCGCGATCCAATAACCACATCATAATCACCGAAAAGATACGGCAAAAATTTTTCTATTTCCTCAATTGGGGTGGAAAGGTCCGCATCACTAAAAAAGACATACTCTCCCTTTGCAGATAACATCCCTTTCCGCACGGCACAACCTTTACCGTAATTCCGATCATTTGTCAAAACGACAACGTGATCGTTTTGTCCTGCAATTTCTTTTATTATTTGTGCGGTATTGTCGGTAGAGCCGTCGTCCACCACAATGATTTCGCAAGAGAACCCTTTTTGAGCAAGGTATGCACAAACCTTGCTCACGGTCACCAACAGTCTCTTTTCCTCGTTATACGCAGGAATAACGATTGAGAGGAGGCATTCATTCATAGGCTCTTTAAAAGCGGAGATCATTCACGCTCAAAATTGCCGTTAGCATGGAAATCACAATGACACCAATCAGAGCTCCCATCAGCAATATGAGCACCGGTTCAACCATGGTCACCAGACGCTTCATCCGGTGCTCGATATCGGCATCAAAATTATCCGCTACCTTCAAAAGCATTTTGTCCAAATTCCCTGTTTCTTCGCCTACTTTCAGCAAATGGACGGCAATTTCAGGCAAGAAACCTCTTTTTGCAAGGGATAAGGTAAGACCGGCGCCCTCTTTTACGTTTGCTTTTACATCTCGCAGAATGTCGGCAAGATACCGATTCGATAATACATCTTTAACAATATCCATCGATTTTAGCAACGGCACACCGTTTTCTAACAGCGTACCCAGCGTTCTGGCAAACCTGGATATCTGCATCTTCCACAAAAGATT from Candidatus Brocadia sp. includes these protein-coding regions:
- a CDS encoding TIGR03663 family protein, giving the protein MYTSMCQHRKDKIRLPLAFFLPLLTASLIRFWDIGLRPFHSDEGVNSFFLLNLFNKNYYHYDPANYHGPFLYYLGLIPFFIFGLSDFAFRFMPALFGIMVVALLYPLRKKFGTMGILTAGLLIALSPTMSFFSRDTIHEMYFIFFSLAVVVSFFLYSETRKSRHIYFSAASLAFLVTIKETYIITFVVFAVSLTIAYCCTLVLLAQGARLQYAKNVFASFAADCKKNQYAIGISIGVFLGINFLFYSSFFTYYAGIKGILSTLKIWTKTGTHAGGHAKPFFYYFTLLYKFELPILILGIAGLYCAFRRGSKLTVFVSSWAILIYLTYSFIPYKTPWLVINILLPLSLLAGIFISNILRAVTKKWQYAVFYPLYLGIFGFSCYQSLMLNFFNYDDERYELVYVQTKRDIYHLLDRLQSLSKAQGNDMPINIVSKEYWPLPWYLRDYKNAKFWGGIIENPNAPVILVDKNNEAELKKKLKGDYRQERFVLRPGVMLVAYIQESLYETGLTERGKAADQPVAAISKEKLAEGLNVKYYDTIECTGTPFLSRVEKGAISFAYHNETQKPYRSPFCIEWEGYLSIPEKGTYQFATRSDDGSVVYLDGSVVVDNDDIHAARYIFGIISLGKGMHHVRIKYFDGGGGAVMEFLWKPPGGRESLVPGHLLFHTK
- a CDS encoding glycosyltransferase family 2 protein, with translation MNECLLSIVIPAYNEEKRLLVTVSKVCAYLAQKGFSCEIIVVDDGSTDNTAQIIKEIAGQNDHVVVLTNDRNYGKGCAVRKGMLSAKGEYVFFSDADLSTPIEEIEKFLPYLFGDYDVVIGSRSMSDSEIAIHQPWYRERMGKTFNFIVNLVLLKGIVDTQCGFKGFKKEAAQKVFSKGIIDGFSFDVEVLYLSRKWNFKIKEIPIRWKNSSLSKVKPVRHSLQMLRDLFIIKIQDFKGQYR